In Fusarium oxysporum f. sp. lycopersici 4287 chromosome 13, whole genome shotgun sequence, the DNA window GGGTATCTCGGGCCCCGTACCAAAGATTGGGAAAAGGACAGAGATTTATGGAGATTGGAAATGAGTAATTCGGGTCCATTGATGGTCCGTGATGACAAGGTCGATCAACGAGAGAGGGCGAAGTGATGTTTCAGAATGGTTGTCCTACCCTACGCCTTCATTGTGAATACGATCGTGGACTTGGCAACCATCATGTTGGCGATTGGCGTGCCGTGGAGGAATTGGTATAGAAACCGATCGAAATGCGAGAAAATTGGATGACATGCGTAATGAATCAACGGCCTTGAGCAAAATCGGGGATCACTATGACGTCAAGTTGGTTCAACACCAAACTTGCTCTCAGCCATTCGAACAATGTGATAATGCAACAGAAACATCTTGCTTGACGTTCAATCACTCCTCAGCTTTCAGAAATATACAAAATGAGTGATCTAAAGAGACCAGAAGTAAAGCCAGTGCCCAAAGGACACCGATGGATCCTTTTCGTCTCGGGCCCGACAGCATCCGGCAAGACTTCAGTCGCCAAGTTCATAGCAGAGAAGCTCGATCTCAAATTCGTCGAAGGCGATGATGTGTGTAGCCCTTCCACATGAACTCGAATATACTAACCATTTTCAGTTCCATCCAAAAACCAACATCGAGAAAATGAGCCACGGCCAACCCCTCACCGATCAAGACCGCTACGGCTGGCTGCAAGCTCTCCACGAACACGCCACTCACCATCCCATTGGTCCAGGAACAGAACATCTCGTCGTCACCTGTTCAGCACTTAAGCGCCAGTACCGTGATATGCTCCGCGAAGGATCTGATAAAGCCGGTGATTTGCGAGTGCACTTCTTACATCTTGATGCACCGGAAGAAGTGCTCACAAAACGAGCTGCTGCGAGGAAGGGACATTTTGCAGGACCTGCGCTTGTGCATAGCCAGTTTGAGGTTCTGGAGAGGCCGacggaggatgagaaggatgtttTGATCGTCAGTGTTGATCAGTCGGTTGAAGATGTTCAGAGGGAGGCGTTGGAGAGAGTTAAGGAGCTGTTGGATGATGACCCTAAGTGATCAAACAGAGATCATTTGAAAACATGTTAGATTGTAAATAGCTGCGAGAACTTTCAAAAGTGCAACTTGAAATTGCTTATGGTTTTGGGAGTCTTAGGCTTCGCAGtttcaacctcttccaaAGGCCTAACTATTCACAATACTGCTGCACAAGACTATATGAACCGCCACGCCTAACGTGTCTCCAAATTGCAATTGATAAACGAGGTTATAATAAGCTTTCCGACTCTCTGCCAATTGGATGCACAATGGCAGCATCCTATCAAAACTCAGATTGCTGTCAAGCCTTGCAACCTCAACCTGCAAGAAGATtcaatcaacaccaaaacaaCAACGCCTCACCTCAGTTTCCAACCGCCACCTCCCCAGGGCAGTAACCAAAAACAAATAATTCAACACACCTAAAAAAGCTTCAATCAACCTTTACATCATACCACGCTTGATTCATCCATCGCTATGCGCCAGGAACAAAGGGTGGTTATGTCGCCTTGCGATGGATGAATCACGCATGATACGATATAAAGGTAGATTGAAGTTTGgcaaaaacatacaacagcggggattcgctggtcgtcaccgacccaactactaatccgccggttagtggcttgactatgggagagcagacgggatcccgtattttccaCTACCTATGGTCGTATGTAACAGCTACGCTGTGGTGTCAGCCTATATTCGGAAGCGGGATCGAATACCAGCGTCGCGCATTTCTTAACAGCCGCCCGTTCGGTCCTCTGGCACAGTACCGATGCCACCAAAACGAAGCTTGTATCTCGGATGCTCCAAGCCGCTGTGACGTGCACCTCAAACTTTTCACACCGGAACAATAATTGAAATGATCAATTGTGAGGAAAGACATCCGCTATGGTGAGCGTGCCATGAAGCAGTTGAGCCGGTAACCGCACCTCCGCAACGGCATAAACGAGATGGTTGCAAGCGAGTTAGTGCGTGCAGTGCAGGTAGATCAGTAAAGCCGCGCGCTGTCGGGTGCTGGGAACGCTGAGAAATCGGATTTGCGCCTGAAACCTGCACCAATTAGAGCACTGGTTTCGTGGTCTAACGGTTATGACTGCGGATTCTGATTCCGCCAGCGAGGGTTCGACTCCCTCCGAGACCTTTCCTTTTGCTCTTCGGCATAGTGTCCCCTTTTTTGTTTTTCATTCTTGCTTTCATGAAAGATTCTAACAAGATGAGCTCAGGAATTTTAATCCGGTATGTGATCTAGAGGATTTAAAAGCTCTAGTATTATTTGGCATAATTGCCATTCTGTACATGCTGACAATGCGAAGTGGGCAATAATGATGAAtgcaaggagaagaacatcTAAATGTTGGTGCTGGCGAGGATATGCTGTCCAAACAGATACCTGAAGTTTGGGTAGCTACACTTTGATGTAAAGAGCATCTTCAGGACACCCAGACTACAGAGGATTGAGAACAAAGAGAACAAAAAATTCACAGGTGTTCCAATACTGATTACATAAAGCAATTCAACGGCTTTTAGTAGTAACTTGATCCAGATCTGGCTAGGCGATGAGTTCAATCAACCATGCTATGATCCCCAGGGTGAACATGCGTCAGCGAGTTGAGAATGCTTCACGTAGGCACTCGAGACCGTTCACATGCAGTAACGCAGGGCAAATGCCCATTGCTTGTAATTAGATTGGGATTTATGACGAACAGACCCTGGTTGCTTCGCTTCCTTCATTGTTCTTGGAGAACATTGCCGGTGTTAGGGGGCACTAAGGATAGAGAACAACGCCAGGCCAGTTCCCCTTTCACTCCTTCAGCCCTTATAGCCCCTGAAAGCTTGGGGAATTCCTTCCAGTCTAAACTTGTTAGTTGTCTCAGAAGTGAGGtgcaagacaagaaggacaCAAGTAGTTGCAGATGTTCTGTACCTTTCGAAGCTCAATCACACAAAAGGATTTCTCAAACAACGACCCGTACAACAGTTGGTGAAATTGATAAAGGGGATCTAactgaagaaatggccaacAGTTGAGGCGGCAACTATTTTAAATTACCATATTGCGAATTTCCTTGAAGGTGAAGACTACAATACTTTGAACCGTCTTCACTTGATAATTCTCTTCGCACAAGGAGCCTCTTCCCGGTACCCAAGGCTTACCGTCTCTCAATTACTGGTTTGTCACACTGAACGACTTCGGAtgttttgatgttgatctgACGCAGCAAGATAGCCGTCCTGGTATGAGACTTGACGTGGACTAGCGTGTATATGTATCGAGGTTTACAAGACTGGAGGTCATGATACCGTCTCAAACAAATGTCTAGTAGTTCGAGATTTGGCAATGCTAGCTATTATGATGCATGATGCCAAGAACGACTGTGGCATGCGGTGAGAAGCCAAGCGTACAAAACAAGAATATTCCAGACAATCCAACAGAAAGACGCAACAAGGTGATAAAATGATCCACAAATAATACCCTTATCCTCTCTATAAAGCATCCAAGAAATGCTGACCAGGAACAATCCAAATTTTCATCCTTGCCTCCAAGGAAGAGTCATGGAATACGTAGCATTGAGCACCTCATTTGGCCAACTACCTTTCCCAGAACAGAAAGTTTCAGGAACATCACACCCTCAAAGGGGCAATATTCTCGATCTCAAGATCGCGACCCAATTTAAGCGGTTGACAGGCCCGCAAATAAGAGATTTTAGCGGCGAAACCGTGCGGCTCAAGTGTCCACACTTGGAGAGAAACCTCCGGTTGACGTTAGAGTGGAGGATAAACGTCATTGTTATAACGATTCATTTACATGTACCTGAATCATATAAAAGCTCTGAATCCAGGTTTTACAGTGGGAATGAACAAGAATCTACTGAGTTTGAGCGTTTACAATGACTGGACATCAGGATCAGAATCAGAATCATGATTATTTTTCGAAACCCACGACGCCCTCAACGCCGGGACAAGTGCATCTTGGGAACGTCGCAAGCAGAATCCCCAGCACCATCTCGGACCGAGAAACAGGAGAACCCGACCGTGCAAAGTCAACGCACTCAAGACGGCGTGGAATTCATGGATTACCATCCAGTTTCGTGTCGCGAATGAGCAAGCGACCAATCAGCTCAAGGCGCTTCACAAGAATGTCCAGCGGGAACAGTACAGCGCGCCTTGCAGCACAACAACATGCATCCCAGTATCATACATATGCCCCTGCCGAAGAGGGCTACTATGAAGAGAACCCTTGGTTCGGCGAGGCCGGCAAGAAGCCCATCTTCAGTCTTGGAAAACCTCTTCCCCACCGCGTTCGTCGCAAGGTGGTGAAACCGATCAAACCGGATGGAaaagttgatgaagagatggccATCGTCAAAGAGGAATCTGAAGATACACCCGCAGGGTACGCCTCGCGTACCACTTCAGGCCAGCCATACCGAACGCATACTCAAACCAGTATCACATCACGCGAAATGCAGAACCAGCAGAGTCGAACTACAGCAGCTGGCGTTGCGCACAACGAGAAGCGAAATGATGCAGGACAGCCGGTATTTGACTATGTCCCTGGCGAAGCAACACCTGCAGCAATACCATCGTATCGTGACCCCGCATCAAGAGttgcttctcatcagcaAAGTAACAACCAACCAGATTACAAGATTGACGGTGAACCTTTGGGTCAGCAGGAGAAGCCAGAGGTTGAAGCTGGTGAGACGGATCCGAATGAGATGAGGAACTGGTGGGCTAGGATACGAGCGAAGCACCCTGAGCCACTTGCTGAATTCCTTGCTACTTCTGTTGCGATATTCTTAGGCCTCACTGGTACTCTGTCTGTGAATCTCTCAGCAAAACAGTCGCAGTCTTATGGAACTTATGAGACTTCATGCTGGGCGTGGGGCTTTGCCTGGATGTTCGGCATCTATCTCGGCGGCGGTGTATCAGGAGCGCACATGAACCCAGCCATTTCCATCTCGCTGTCGCTATTCCGTGGTTTTCCGTGGCGGCAGTGTTTCATCTACATCCTCGCCCAATTCATCGCTAGCATCGTCGCCGGAGCACTCGCATATGGTATCTACGCCGATTCAATCCACTACGTCGATCCCGAGATGGACGGAATGTCAAAGACTTTCTTTTCAACACCTCGAGAATGGGTATCCCTCCAATCCGCATTCTTCAACCAAGTCGTCGGCAGCGCCATCATGATGATCGCAGTATTCGCACTAGGTGATGATCAGAACAACCCACCCGGCGCTGGCATGCATGCCCTGGTACTCGGCTTTCTGGTAACTACCCTCAAGTTCACCCTCGGCTACAACATTGGGTCTGCGCTGAACCCTGCCTCTGATTTCGGACCGAGAGTTGTTGCGTATGCGGTTGGATATCGCGGGTCAAATGTGTTTCACAGCGGATGGTGGTTTTACGGGCCTTGGGCGGCGACGTTGATAGGGTCTGTGGTTGGATGTGCGCTGTATGATGGGTTTGTGTTTGTTGGAAGTGAGAGCCCGATCAACTTTCGGTTTAGTAAGGAAATTAAGAATAGGGCGAATAAGTTGTTGAAAGATTAGACTAGCTATAGATTTGTTCCATGTTTCATTACCACCAACTGCCATCTCAGTGACTTTCACTAGTCTGCTGGGCTGTCCTTTGTGTCCAACATCTATTGGATATGCTTTGCACACGATGTATCTAGGCGCACGGACTAACAGAAGTACTCAATATCAGACACTCGCCATGGGACCAGCACTGCTCTTTCGTTGCGTGTCTTCCTCATTCCTGAACTCATACACTCTACCCTCATGCTCACCCTCGACCAGCCAAGCTCTAATCTTATTATCTCGCCTGCAACCTTTCAAGCTCACACCCTTAGTCGCGACCGCAATTGACGAGAAAGTAACCTCCGGCAACTCCTCTACTCCATCTTGCCTCATGGCCTTCATCCCATACGCCACGCCAACAGCTACAATGACAAACGAAACAGCATATACACTGACCAGAACTTTTCTCTGATAAGAGAAGTATCCCACCGTCGTTCTTCTGATGCAGGGATACTCCGTCCCATTTTTCACAGGTCGTGTTCCAGACGGTTCATCTGGGTTTGCCGCCCACGATACAATAAGCAACTGTGTATCCGACAACAACGAAATGATCAAATTCTCATACAACCTCCGTATCTGAC includes these proteins:
- a CDS encoding shikimate kinase; this encodes MSDLKRPEVKPVPKGHRWILFVSGPTASGKTSVAKFIAEKLDLKFVEGDDFHPKTNIEKMSHGQPLTDQDRYGWLQALHEHATHHPIGPGTEHLVVTCSALKRQYRDMLREGSDKAGDLRVHFLHLDAPEEVLTKRAAARKGHFAGPALVHSQFEVLERPTEDEKDVLIVSVDQSVEDVQREALERVKELLDDDPK